CCCCCTCCGCGGCGAACCCTTCCGCGGGATACGTTGCGGGCGGTTGCGACAAACGCGCCATGTCCCACTGCACCGGCAGTACTCCGGCATCACCCGCCGCGCAACACATTGAAAGCAATGCAAACATCATCATGAAATCCTTTTGAGCGCGGAATACGCGTACATTCGAGCCGTCCCTGTTCCCGCCCAACACGTGCGGGAGTATAGAGGGACCGGGTTTCTGGCCTCAAGCCGTGGGTTTTGGCGCCGGGCTGGACCGTTGCGAGGCAAGGCGGCTTGGCGCGGGACGCATGGGCCCGCCGCTGTGTCGTGTTCCTACGCCTTGCCGCCGGTGGTGGCGATCCCCTGGATAAAGGTGCGCTGTGCAAGGAAGAACAGCACGATCACGGGGACGGTAAAAATGCACGCGCCAGCCATGAGCTGTGCCCATTCGCCGCCGTAGCTCGACATGAACTGCTGCAGCCCGTAGGCAAGGGTGTATTTCGTGGGATCGTTGATGTAGAGCAGCGGCCCGAAGAAGTCGTTCCACGTATACAGGAACTGGAACAGGGCGCAGGTGGCCATGGCGGGTTTTGCGAGGGGCAACATGACCTGCCAGAAGATGCGCCATTCGCTCGCGCCGTCTATCCGGGCGGCTTCGGCGAGTTCCTCGGGAATTGTCCGGAAGAACTGTCGCATCAGGAAGATGTAAAACGGGTTGCCGAAACACGCCGGCACGATAAGGGGCAGAAAAGTGCCGTACCATCCGAGGGCGCGGAACAAGGCGAACACGGGGATCATCGTTACCTGCCCGGGAAGCGCCATGGTCGAGATCATGAGCATGAACAACACTTCCCGCCCGCGGAATCGCAATCGCGCAAATCCGTAGGCCACAATGGCGCTTGCCAGGACCGCCCCAGCGACGTTTGCCGCGCACAGGAAGATCGTGTTGCGCAGATACGCGCCCACGGGCACGGTCTGAACGGCCTCGGCATAGTTGCTCCATTTGACGGGGCTCGGAATAAGGCTCGTCAGCGAGATGGCCGTGTCACGCCCTTCGCGGGCGTAGATCTGGTCGTCTGTCTTGAGCGAGGTCGAGGTCATCCACACCAGCGGCAGGATGAAGGGGACGCACAACGCGAGGAGGAGCGCGTGTGCCGCGATACGCTGGGTTCTGCCCGGGCGCAGGGGAGATGCGCTACTCTTCATAGCCCAGCTCCTTGCGCGATGCCCGTTCGCGCGCGATCTCCCGCTCGAAACGGTCGAGCGCTTCCTCGGCGGTCAACGTGCCGCGCATTGCGGCTTCGTCCGCCTGTATCAGGCGGTCCCACA
The genomic region above belongs to Candidatus Hydrogenedentota bacterium and contains:
- a CDS encoding carbohydrate ABC transporter permease, with the protein product MKSSASPLRPGRTQRIAAHALLLALCVPFILPLVWMTSTSLKTDDQIYAREGRDTAISLTSLIPSPVKWSNYAEAVQTVPVGAYLRNTIFLCAANVAGAVLASAIVAYGFARLRFRGREVLFMLMISTMALPGQVTMIPVFALFRALGWYGTFLPLIVPACFGNPFYIFLMRQFFRTIPEELAEAARIDGASEWRIFWQVMLPLAKPAMATCALFQFLYTWNDFFGPLLYINDPTKYTLAYGLQQFMSSYGGEWAQLMAGACIFTVPVIVLFFLAQRTFIQGIATTGGKA